In Leucoraja erinacea ecotype New England chromosome 15, Leri_hhj_1, whole genome shotgun sequence, the following proteins share a genomic window:
- the mki67 gene encoding LOW QUALITY PROTEIN: proliferation marker protein Ki-67 (The sequence of the model RefSeq protein was modified relative to this genomic sequence to represent the inferred CDS: inserted 1 base in 1 codon), protein MAQFGKVIVIKRTGADGCNFPLTSSSCLFGRKTDCDIRIQLPHVSKEHCKLEVNENNEVILTNLSEVNHTLLNGEPIHHSERLKHRDTFTVIDRSFRFEYPLESVHNTSPRKKRNSSILKNETLQVLHVQQEIDDDSQSSVKSRSSSSGHKSDKIVDKGFKVRTKPSKSTPNGTEDPTLQSQHRRNSTKIHNDGKAKHVESLSPFSKLYEMVKEEATKPIQTKPNKVDMSASIDKSNTDLKREASIPAKESNVPISQNGKNSRTSESERTLRRTSKINFEDGMMATSGENKEKREQNPQLIQDIANADFSILQKNTLEIIKLTXETFSKAKDKSITPLSKGANGKEQNNDQTAKGTPKEKRKNQSINYESLSLDAAPKKIEENLEPSVNIGQNLVVKHESFETEHTSGNNKKRKDETPKMFVQKLLHGKNRDEVDIEAEQFETTKFSEPSVAKSVVENLVGKKCTPTRKKEERFDTPKRRSRSSLHNKNVDGEDIHLEKVESTNILESSVAESDNENNAVNKSVKVGQENIDTPKRRSRSIRNIDVDRAYIDSEQVAFTNVLKSSFAKSDVEHDTVKLELAPMKIGEEKVATPKSQKLKLLHNKNVDCRDMESEQVESTNVLEISLAKLNTEPDAVNLGLVPMKISKEKVDSPKRRSRSSLRSKNGDGAHMESEQVESANVLGSCIVKSGMENDTVSKGLMPAKIAETKVHTPKRQSQSSLLTDVNDADFDSEEVKCTDIVDSSTKKLQKKNNSVDEGHFTANIDEEKVNTDERRSLRNSCVQTEITTVKINEEMVDTPKRRGRSSVHYKNVEAADICSEQTEFTNVLQSSATKSKRGRTSLRDRNLETLDVQAEQAVTAELLESSITGKSELEDKLSEMQHVDLPKIQDESSPCKENRQTLLKSKSPVLRDGASPCSTFQRSKNWESNVIEYLTEAESLKRKDWTSKSPQRDLNEQTGKGSPSSSKKRRSENEKTCGPVLKRKRVSFGANLTPEVFDKRMPPCSPLRKGGTPTRVSTPFSRALLKRASSIGTRAFAIQECSEQNENNTTSPMSNIDSTRVSPRKNKMSPNKVSRSTTRIKSTTKRSPSAKISSLITEQSSNVKNSSGKMSSPSSVKSSPASGTRSQKKLSSSDTMLSSGVSYPITAGLFGSPQLKGRFSISLVAAPPSLTRSAKSLGLAQLDQSQQKPSSGGKKSRKSTRRSVSLLAGIQSRRQSGASFGNLLVKKSWAQVVKEGVARPQLRNAAKKPAVKRKRAKNVISKVTPARLVKEHFSTGHAASPVTIVIGKSQATNTKPTGHAPRPTRTVSSRRKVKEMDESFTGVAELFSTPVTLYERANPLLKASNIVDDQTASAVPIFQKTLENSATKTPKEAGVKSDTPLTVSVARRKAVLRLLKCRADLSCSSNSPCETTFKVTEMHSDAESNGDPQRTMKTPSAKGQALEDIAGVSKIVKTPRMKGQSVEDLVGVKRIMKTPRVKLRPVEDMVGVKRIMKTPKAKENQIEHFVGIHKLLAESKQKPKSPEINYVGIKNIFCAEKEMENCDYSGLSEIFSTPVNTGRISDSKLQICLSTNKPSFTEMICDDGQTTETSEDNIIQIVETQNEVSRKETSSSGTPRARVTRTSGVRAKSIPSPYQEECIQGSFQVETSHTFADNGLIDFPQMEITECKDEQSLISTQVSPANKSLKESKIKVTGAKESIKNTPAKNGTEEVSEMNLTKTSLEKKTPDVDSKILFMPSKTTPGKKLSSCKQTGEVIMFNAQKGRSPKENYVIPNVPNVEFEVPESTTMSPIMSKNGSPDKKIKEMNNLASPVTKSLQGRKNAKELFTAGKITPTLQCQDGKNHEIKDQASPERKSLKDNEIKRDQGVEIRSPTTLATSEGQILMAEIEEVIPLPPRKRPQRSKTTKNYKATGVEEATSVAKTSQSKKGAQFGHVDELVNSPLEKLAQKKDVENVEPEVMNNKQLTKTSIEVAEVIDLTVKDVNAPIAIGRPRRKKNTEEMEIQKSPKITNTRKKAACCTRVEVTESNSLQISATNQEKSNKAISLPRGSVTEEAKSENVEVPKMINLAGSTFRSTRQKRVFEELLSEDFKQESAPVKRLRRKEVPDETLTRKMISNLTSSKVPDCAVETSQGMSNGREVSKRSCRRKNIVTDVNKFHESGEQPNESSKLKETNVCHKSQLIKEEKSNGEEMRRDEMETKLHTAALKESPSPIKRLLRKKVGQKITQNDEENVKELPCTRKLRRNVMEQKLKAAKGPCVPVEMHSGRQQKHVLIEEESVPSSRTRGRGKQAKKLLTKIEEQIDQQLTVSIADVQLDTTNKNEPANEKVKAKGRQRGKNLAKETPVCLSDIEGDSVRELKAHLNVTFDCSKVVNNSDEIEAVRPTRFSSKGRVGKTVAAVSEVTTDTKKTDSILIPVNKENARPKRNSKKGNSKKEITTELEVPCFVPIIEEEIVEGSNVSNGTSKEFLQVADGQITELVNGKPPGVTIVKRSKRKIVKEVAKEGLEISKTVDPIEILGKSGRGMINKNTSAEINQELIIGATENKQLESSVNKVEKRAKRGQNYIKETAVLSAALAGKNQVINKRGRTNLQGQTDNDENVPHGKAKTKDDGREQETGISMESSHIARRATRAKRSREITEIDQELLQPLTSGLLTQVSVHPSKRTLRSKLAVAETTANVPAKKAKKELVTKKETSQCSKTGRSAARKVLSISPQIVQSTGRITRSRK, encoded by the exons ataAGATAGTGGATAAAGGCTTCAAAGTACGAACAAAACCTTCAAAGAGTACACCAAATGGAACAGAAGATCCTACTCTACAGAGTCAGCACAGAAGAAACTCCACAAAGATACATAATGATGGGAAAGCAAAGCATGTTGAAAGTTTATCACCTTTCTCCAAACTATATGAAATGGTCAAGGAGGAGGCCACAAAACCAATTCAGACTAAACCAAACAAAGTTGATATGTCTGCATCAATTGACAAAAGCAATACTGACTTGAAAAGAGAAGCAAGTATTCCAGCAAAAGAATCCAATGTCCCAATTTCTCAAAATGGTAAAAATTCTCGCACATCAGAAAGTGAAAGAACATTGAGGAGGACGAGCAAGATTAATTTTGAAGATGGAATGATGGCAACAAGTGGTGAAAATAAAGAGAAGAGGGAACAGAATCCTCAGCTAATTCAAGATATTGCAAATGCAGACTTTTCCATTCTCCAAAAGAACACACTGGAAATAATCAAATTAA AAGAAACATTTTCAAAAGCAAAGGATAAATCAATAACACCTTTATCTAAGGGTGCAAACGGGAAAGAGCAAAATAATGATCAGACAGCTAAAGGTACTCCAAAAGAAAAACgcaagaatcaatctatcaatTATGAATCATTAAGTTTGGATGCAGCTCCAAAGAAAATTGAGGAGAATCTTGAACCATCGGTGAACATAGGACAAAATTTAGTTGTGAAACATGAATCATTTGAAACAGAACACACATCTGGTAACAATAAGAAGAGAAAAGATGAAACTCCAAAAATGTTTGTCCAAAAGTTGTTGCATGGTAAAAACAGGGATGAAGTAGATATTGAAGCAGAGCAATTTGAAACAACAAAGTTTTCTGAACCTTCTGTTGCAAAATCTGTGGTGGAAAATTTGGTTGGCAAAAAATGTACGCCAACTAGgaaaaaggaggaaagatttGACACACCCAAAAGACGAAGCAGATCATCATTACATAATAAAAATGTGGATGGTGAAGATATTCATTTAGAGAAAGTTGAATCGACAAATATTTTGGAATCTTCAGTTGCAGAATCAGACAATGAAAATAATGCAGTCAATAAGTCCGTTAAAGTAGGCCAGGAGAATATTGACACCCCAAAAAGACGAAGCCGATCAATACGAAATATAGATGTGGATCGTGCTTATATTGATTCCGAGCAAGTTGCATTTACAAATGTTTTGAAATCTTCATTTGCAAAATCGGACGTGGAACATGATACTGTGAAGTTAGAACTCGCGCCGATGAAAATAGGTGAGGAAAAGGTTGCCACCCCGAAAAGCCAAAAACTAAAATTGTtgcacaataaaaatgtggattgtcGAGATATGGAGTCAGAGCAAGTTGAATCTACAAATGTCTTGGAAATTTCACttgcaaaactgaacacagaacCTGATGCAGTTAATTTAGGACTCGTACCAATGAAAATAAGTAAGGAAAAGGTTGACTCCCCCAAAAGAAGAAGCCGATCATCATTGCGTAGTAAAAATGGGGATGGTGCACATATGGAGTCAGAGCAGGTTGAATCTGCAAATGTTTTGGGATCTTGCATTGTAAAATCTGGCATGGAAAATGATACAGTCAGCAAGGGACTCATGCCAGCTAAGATAGCTGAGACAAAAGTTCACACCCCCAAAAGGCAAAGCCAATCATCATTACTTACAGATGTGAATGATGCAGATTTTGATTCAGAGGAAGTTAaatgcacagatattgtggattcttcaactaaaaaattacagAAGAAAAATAATTCTGTTGATGAGGGGCACTTCACAGCTAATATAGATGAAGAAAAGGTTAACACGGATGAAAGAAGATCATTACGCAACAGCTGTGTGCAAACTGAGATTACAACAGTTAAAATCAATGAGGAAATGGTAGATACCCCCAAAAGACGAGGCAGATCATCAGTACATTATAAGAATGTAGAAGCTGCAGATATTTGTTCAGAGCAAACTGAATTTACAAATGTTTTGCAGTCTTCAGCTACAAAATCCAAAAGAGGTAGAACATCATTGCGTGACAGAAATTTGGAAACACTAGATGTTCAAGCAGAGCAGGCTGTAACAGCAGAGTTGTTGGAATCTTCAATTACTGGAAAATCTGAGCTTGAGGATAAATTGTCAGAAATGCAGCATGTTGACCTCCCAAAAATTCAAGATGAATCGTCGCCTTGTAAGGAAAATAGGCAAACTCTTTTAAAAAGCAAATCGCCTGTGTTGAGAGATGGTGCCTCTCCCTGTTCAACATTTCAGCGAAGCAAAAACTGGGAAAGTAATGTGATTGAATACCTGACGGAAGCAGAAAGTTTGAAGCGAAAAGATTGGACATCTAAAAGTCCACAAAGAGACCTCAATGAGCAAACTGGGAAAG GTTCCCCAAGCTCATCCAAAAAGCGCAGAAGTGAAAATGAAAAAACTTGTGGTCCAGTTTTAAAGAGAAAGAGAGTCTCTTTTGGTGCAAACTTAACCCCAGAAGTATTTGACAAGCGTATGCCACCATGCTCTCCTCTGCGAAAGGGAGGCACTCCGACTCGAGTGAGCACACCATTTAGTCGTGCATTGCTGAAACGTGCATCCAGTATAGGGACACGTGCATTTGCAATTCAG GAATGCAGTgaacaaaatgaaaataataCAACTTCCCCAATGTCAAATATTGATTCAACAAGAGTTTCTCCAAGGAAAAACAAAATGTCCCCTAACAAGGTGTCTCGATCAACAACAAGAATAAAATCAACTACCAAAAGGTCACCTTCAGCCAAGATATCTTCATTAATTACTGAGCAATCATCTAATGTCAAGAATTCTTCAGGAAAAATGTCCTCCCCGTCTTCTGTGAAAAGTTCACCAGCTTCAGGAACTCGTTCACAAAAGAAGCTTTCTTCTTCAGATACTATGTTGTCCAGCGGAGTGTCCTATCCAATCACTGCTGGCTTGTTTGGTTCTCCACAGCTGAAGGGACGCTTCTCCATTTCTCTTGTTGCTGCACCTCCCAGCTTAACTAGATCTGCAAAGTCTCTCGGTCTGGCACAGTTGGATCAATCTCAACAGAAACCAAGTTCTGGGGGGAAAAAATCCAGAAAAAGCACAAGGAGAAGTGTTTCACTTCTTGCAGGAATACAATCTAGGAGGCAGAGTGGAGCGTCATTTGGGAACTTGTTGG TGAAAAAGTCATGGGCGCAGGTGGTAAAGGAAGGAGTAGCAAGACCTCAGTTGCGGAATGCTGCAAAGAAACCTGCTGTAAAGCGAAAACGGGCCAAGAATGTCATCTCGAAAGTG ACACCTGCTCGTTTAGTGAAAGAACATTTTAGTACTGGTCATGCTGCTTCACCAGTAACAATAGTCATTGGCAAATCACAAGCTACTAATACTAAACCAACTGGACATGCTCCACGGCCAACAAGAACTGTTTCATCGAGGCGGAAAGTTAAGGAAATGGATGAAAGCTTTACAG GTGTGGCTGAACTGTTCAGTACTCCCGTAACTTTATATGAGAGAGCAAATCCATTATTAAAGGCCTCGAACATTGTTGATGATCAAACGGCTTCAGCTGTTCCAATATTTCAGAAAACACTTGAAAACTCTGCTACCAAAACACCCAAGGAAGCTG GTGTAAAGAGTGACACACCACTAACAGTCTCTGTTGCAAGACGCAAAGCAGTTTTGCGTCTGCTAAAATGCCGAGCTGATTTATCttgtagttcaaacagtccttgTGAAACCACATTCAAGGTAACTGAAATGCATAGCGATGCAGAAAGCAATGGAGACCCTCAAAGAACCATGAAGACACCTAGTGCGAAAGGGCAGGCCTTGGAAGACATTGCTGGTGTGAGCAAAATCGTTAAGACACCTAGAATGAAAGGGCAATCTGTGGAAGATTTGGTTGGTGTGAAAAGAATCATGAAGACACCTAGAGTGAAACTGCGACCTGTGGAAGACATGGTTGGTGTGAAAAGAATCATGAAGACACCCAAAGCTAAAGAGAATCAAATAGAACATTTTGTTGGGATACACAAGCTGTTGGCTGAATCTAAACAAAAACCAAAGAGTCCTGAGATCAATTATGTTGGAATTAAGAACATATTCTGTGCAGAAAAAGAAATGGAAAACTGTGACTATAGTGGTTTGAGTGAAATTTTTTCAACTCCCGTAAACACCGGAAGAATTTCTGATTCCAAGCTGCAAATCTGTTTGAGTACAAATAAACCTTCATTCACTGAGATGATATGTGATGATGGACAGACAACTGAAACATCAGAAGATAATATCATCCAAATTGTGGAAACGCAAAATGAAGTATCTAGAAAAGAAACTTCTTCAAGCGGAACACCAAGAGCTCGG GTGACAAGGACAAGTGGCGTTCGAGCCAAAAGTATACCTTCACCTTATCAAGAAGAGTGTATACAAGGATCCTTTCAAGTTGAAACTTCACACACATTTGCAGACAATGGCCTTATTGATTTTCCACAGATGGAAATAACCG aatgTAAAGATGAACAGTCTTTAATAAGCACCCAAGTTTCACCAGCAAATAAATCATTAAAAGAAAGTAAAATAAAAGTCACAGGTGCCAAAGAATCAATAAAAAATACACCAGCCAAGAATGGTACTGAGGAAGTAAGTGAAATGAACTTAACAAAGACGTCTTTAGAGAAGAAAACCCCAGATGTTGATTCAAAAATATTATTTATGCCAAGCAAAACTACACCAGGCAAGAAACTATCTTCCTGCAAGCAAACTGGGGAAGTAATTATGTTCAATGCACAGAAAGGGAGATCACCAAAAGAAAATTATGTCATtccaaatgttcccaatgttgaattTGAAGTGCCTGAATCGACAACAATGAGCCCCATAATGAGCAAGAATGGATCGCCAGATAAAAAAATCAAGGAAATGAACAATCTAGCTTCCCCAGTGACCAAATCATTGCAAGGGAGGAAGAATGCCAAAGAATTATTTACAGCTGGTAAAATCACACCAACCCTGCAGTGTCAAGATGGtaaaaatcatgaaataaaagaTCAGGCTTCACCAGAAAGAAAATCATTAAAAGACAATGAAATTAAACGTGATCAAGGTGTTGAAATAAGAAGTCCAACTACTTTGGCTACAAGCGAGGGACAGATTTTAATGGCTGAAATTGAAGAGGTGATCCCCTTACCTCCAAGAAAGAGACCACAAAGgagtaaaacaacaaaaaattaCAAAGCTACTGGAGTAGAAGAAGCTACTTCTGTTGCAAAGACCTCACAAAGTAAGAAGGGAGCACAGTTCGGACATGTTGATGAGCTAGTTAACTCTCCTTTGGAAAAGTTAGCACAAAAGAAAGACGTTGAAAACGTTGAACCTGAAGTTATGAACAATAAACAATTGACAAAAACATCCATCGAAGTTGCAGAAGTTATAGATCTTACAGTTAAAGATGTAAACGCACCCATTGCAATAGGAAGACCACGACGCAAAAAGAATACTGAAGAAATGGAGATACAGAAATCACCTAAAATAACAAACACGAGGAAAAAGGCAGCTTGCTGCACACGAGTTGAAGTAACGGAATCCAATAGTTTGCAAATTAGTGCAACAAATCAGGAAAAAAGTAACAAAGCAATATCTCTCCCTCGGGGCTCTGTGACAGAGGAAGCAAAGTCTGAAAATGTGGAAGTACCTAAAATGATAAACTTGGCTGGCTCCACATTTAGATCAACAAGACAAAAGAGAGTCTTTGAAGAATTGCTTTCAGAAGATTTTAAACAGGAATCTGCTCCAGTAAAGAGATTGCGAAGAAAGGAAGTACCGGATGAAACTCTAACAAGGAAAATGATTTCTAATCTGACATCTTCCAAAGTACCAGACTGTGCAGTAGAGACATCACAAGGGATGTCCAATGGAAGAGAGGTATCTAAACGATCATGTAGAAGAAAGAATATCGTTACTGATGTAAACAAATTCCATGAATCTGGTGAACAGCCAAACGAGAGCTCAAAACTAAAAGAAACCAATGTGTGTCATAAATCACAGTTGATAAAAGAAGAGAAAAGCAATGGTGAAGAAATGAGAAGGGATGAAATGGAGACTAAACTGCATACGGCTGCGCTGAAAGAATCACCGTCACCAATAAAAAGATTGCTGAGAAAGAAGGTTGGACAGAAAATAACTCAAAATGACGAAGAAAATGTAAAAGAATTACCTTGTACAAGAAAGTTGAGAAGAAACGTAATGGAGCAGAAGTTAAAAGCAGCTAAAGGACCATGTGTTCCAGTAGAGATGCATTCTGGCAGACAACAAAAACATGTGTTGATTGAAGAGGAAAGTGTGCCATCATCAAGGACAAGGGGAAGAGGCAAGCAAGCAAAGAAATTGCTGACTAAAATCGAGGAACAAATTGACCAGCAGCTAACTGTGAGCATAGCTGATGTACAGTTGGATACTACAAATAAAAATGAACCAGCCAATGAAAAGGTCAAAGCTAAAGGTCGTCAGCGAGGAAAGAATTTAGCTAAAGAAACTCCTGTTTGTTTGTCTGATATTGAAGGTGATTCTGTCAGAGAGCTGAAAGCCCATTTGAATGTCACTTTTGATTGCAGCAAGGTGGTCAATAATTCAGATGAGATTGAAGCTGTCCGACCGACTAGGTTCTCGAGTAAAGGCAGAGTTGGTAAGACAGTTGCAGCTGTATCAGAAGTAACAACTGACACCAAAAAAACAGATTCAATATTAATTCCTGTAAATAAAGAAAATGCTCGGCCAAAGAGAAACTCGAAGAAAGGAAACTCTAAAAAAGAGATCACAACAGAATTGGAAGTGCCATGTTTTGTTCCAATTATTGAAGAGGAAATTGTAGAAGGATCGAATGTCTCCAATGGAACTTCAAAAGAATTTCTTCAGGTTGCGGATGGCCAGATAACAGAATTGGTTAATGGAAAGCCGCCTGGGGTGACTATTGTTAAACGTAGTAAAAGAAAAATTGTGAAGGAAGTTGCAAAGGAAGGGCTAGAAATCAGCAAAACGGTTGATCCCATTGAGATTCTCGGAAAGAGCGGTCGTGGAatgattaataaaaacacttcagcTGAAATCAATCAAGAGTTAATAATAGGTGCAACTGAAAATAAGCAGTTGGAGAGTTCAGTTAACAAAGTTGAAAAGAGAGCCAAGAGAGGGCAAAACTATATCAAAGAAACTGCTGTGCTTTCAGCTGCTCTCGCAGGGAAAAATCAAGTAATAAATAAAAGAGGAAGAACTAATCTTCAGGGCCAAACAGATAATGATGAGAATGTTCCACATGGGAAAGCTAAAACGAAGGATGATGGTAGAGAACAAGAGACTGGTATATCAATGGAATCTTCGCATATCGCTAGAAGAGCTACAAGAGCAAAAAGATCACGTGAAATTACTGAAATTGATCAAGAATTGCTTCAACCACTGACCAGTGGATTGCTTACACAAGTATCTGTACATCCTTCAAAAAGAACCTTACGAAGCAAACTTGCTGTTGCAGAAACTACCGCTAATGTACCTGCTAAGAAAGCAAAAAAAG AACTGGTGACCAAAAAGGAAACAAGCCAATGCAGCAAAACTGGTAGATCAGCTGCAAGAAAGGTGCTTTCGATCTCACCCCAAATTGTTCAATCAACAGGGCGCATAACCAGATCAAGAAAATAG